TCTATAGGCTGACCTCTGTTTTTCTTTTGAGCAGATTCAAGCAACGCCTGTGAAGAGGCTGTGCAATACACACAGCACTATAACTGTGAACGGGCAATTTCCTGGACCAACTTTGGACGTGAACAATGGAGATACTCTAGTGGTCAAGGTTGTTAATAGAGCTCAATATAACCTCACCATTCATTGGTAAGTTCATGCATGCAGAATGCAAATTATATGCAGCAGCAGTGTAAATGAAGTGATATCTTGAACATGatgtaataatatttttgtatttttccccTTATTTCCAATACTTTATTGCATTTTTAAAGGCATGGGGTGAGGCAAATGAGAACAGCATGGGCAGATGGACCAGAATTTATCACTCAGTGCCCAATTAAACCAGGAGGGAGTTACACTTATCGATTTACTATTCAAGGACAGGAAGGCACACTTTGGTGGCACGCCCACAGCTCATGGCTCAGGGCCACTGTTTATGGAGCTTTAGTTATCCACCCAAAAGAAGGAACTTCCTATCCATTCCCTAAGCCTAAGAGAGAAACACCCATTTTGCTTGGTAGTAATTCATTTTCATTTCTTGACTAAAATTCAATTGGAGTTTTGCATATCTATTGTTTACTTCAGAAGTttgtttgaaataattaatttgtgCATATTGTTTAGGTGAGTGGTGGGATGCAAACCCCATAGACGTTATTAGACAAGCCACACGGACGGGAGCAGCACCTAATGTATCTAATGCCTACACCATCAATGGTCAACCAGGTGATCTTTACAAGTGTTCTAGTCAAGGTAAGTGCCAATCCACAATACATTTAAAACTTTACATTAAGAATATAACATGGTTATAATAGATTAACTAAACTTTCCGGTGCATATAACTTAAATCCTTGCGCAGATACTACCATAGTCCATGTGGACTCAGGTGAGACGAACCTCCTTCGAGTCATCAATGCTGGACTAAACCAACAACTTTTCTTTACAGTGGCCAACCACAAGTTCACTGTTGTTGGAGCAGATGCATCTTATGCTAAACCCTTCACCACATCAGTCCTTATGCTAGGACCAGGCCAGACAACTGATGTGCTCATCACTGCTAATCAACCACCAGCCAGATACTACATGGCTGCACGTGCCTATGCAAGTGCACAAGGAGTACCCTTTGACAACACCACCACCACAGCCATCTTAGAATACAAGGCTGCTCCTTGCCCTGCAAAGGGTGTCAAGATCAACCCCACTTTTCCGTCTCTTCCAGCATTTAATGACACGGCAACAGCCACTGCCTTTACAAGTAGTTTCAGGAGCGCAAGAAAGGTTGAAGTGCCCACTGAAATCGACGAAAATCTATTCTTCACAGTTGGGTTGGGACTCAACAATTGCCCGGCAGGGGCAAGCTCCAGCAGCTGTCAAGGTCCGAATGGTACTCGATTCACTGCCAGTATGAACAATGTATCATTTGTTCTACCATCCAATTTCTCCCTATTGCAAGCACATCAACAGGGGATACCTGGAGTTTTCTCAACTGATTTCCCATCAGTCCCTCCAGTTAAATTTGATTACACTGGTAACGTGAGCAGGTCACTCTGGCAACCTATTTCCGCAACTAAATTATACAAGTTGAAATATGGTGCTAGGGTACAGATTGTGTTACAGGGGACTAGTATCTTCACAGCTGAAAATCACCCAATTCATCTTCACGGGTATGATTTTTACATTCTTGCTGAGGGCTTTGGAAACTTCAATCCACAAACAGATACTTCTAAATTTAACCTTGTGGATCCACCTCTCCGTAATACTGCAAGTGTACCAGTCAATGGATGGTCCGTCATCAGATTTGTAGCTGATAATCCAGGTGAGAAGATAGAAAAGACTTGTTCTGTAACATGTTATAATTCAAATTTTTCgactaacatttttttttttaaaaaaaatgataaacaggAGTTTGGATAATGCACTGTCACTTGGATGTGCACATTACTTGGGGTTTGGCCATGGCTTTCCTGGTGGAAAATGGAGTTACTGAATTAGAAGCATTGGAGGAGCCCCCGGTTGACCTTCCTGTTTGTTAACAGCTGCTAAACGCATCATAGAACAAAATCCACAACACTAcagaaatttttaatattttagtccaCAATTCAATTGTTGTTACCCCCATTTGGGgtagttcctttttttttttatttttgttttttgtttaattaatagattcttaatttttacACTAGCAAGTCAAGACACcatctattttaaaattaaacCCAGGATGTTgcaagtgtgtgtatatatatacacacacattgtATTCTTTCAAGTGCAACAAATAGAGATGATTTGCAAATTTTCGATCATATAAGCAAAACTTCGCATGCTCGCTAGTATAAATTCTAACCCTAAAATCTTAATGCTACCGCATAATTGTTTGTTAGTAACACGAAGATTATATTTGAAACCGAGCAAGAATAAGTAATCCTGACAAG
The Capsicum annuum cultivar UCD-10X-F1 chromosome 6, UCD10Xv1.1, whole genome shotgun sequence DNA segment above includes these coding regions:
- the LOC107873291 gene encoding laccase-12, which encodes MSSLLFHAILLLFANAASLAKAKIHYHDFVIQATPVKRLCNTHSTITVNGQFPGPTLDVNNGDTLVVKVVNRAQYNLTIHWHGVRQMRTAWADGPEFITQCPIKPGGSYTYRFTIQGQEGTLWWHAHSSWLRATVYGALVIHPKEGTSYPFPKPKRETPILLGEWWDANPIDVIRQATRTGAAPNVSNAYTINGQPGDLYKCSSQDTTIVHVDSGETNLLRVINAGLNQQLFFTVANHKFTVVGADASYAKPFTTSVLMLGPGQTTDVLITANQPPARYYMAARAYASAQGVPFDNTTTTAILEYKAAPCPAKGVKINPTFPSLPAFNDTATATAFTSSFRSARKVEVPTEIDENLFFTVGLGLNNCPAGASSSSCQGPNGTRFTASMNNVSFVLPSNFSLLQAHQQGIPGVFSTDFPSVPPVKFDYTGNVSRSLWQPISATKLYKLKYGARVQIVLQGTSIFTAENHPIHLHGYDFYILAEGFGNFNPQTDTSKFNLVDPPLRNTASVPVNGWSVIRFVADNPGVWIMHCHLDVHITWGLAMAFLVENGVTELEALEEPPVDLPVC